The following coding sequences are from one Musa acuminata AAA Group cultivar baxijiao chromosome BXJ2-4, Cavendish_Baxijiao_AAA, whole genome shotgun sequence window:
- the LOC135611375 gene encoding uncharacterized GPI-anchored protein At1g61900-like isoform X3, whose product MGGSQLLSPPPKLLGFILFLLWLQEFYKLENVLLHSFALVNQQIEEKENTFMLAASPNSAPQPFLPLLAPSPMGTPFFHNSTPKLSGRCTLNFTSVDSLMSTTAVDCWTSFAPFLANVICCPQFQATLTILIGQSSKETGMLALGSTHSKYCLSDIQQILGSQGASSDLQEICSIHSSNLTRGSCPVYDINGFESVVDSSKLLSACRKVDPVTECCSQICQNAVLEAANKLALRNGELMASFSISNSLIEHSSKIDSCRSIVLRWLSSRLNTASAKQFLRRLSNCNVNRVCPLDFPDTKAVAENCGNMIKNNTTCCHSMENYVSHLQKQSFITNLQALSCATLLGLKLQEMNVSTNIYSLCQITLKDFSLQAVGTQESGCLLPSLPSDVTFDPSSGISFTCDLNDNIAAPWPSASQISSSSCNKSVNFPALPAATSSQFGLIAADMMLRVVFSLLLLLVILL is encoded by the exons ATGggaggctcccagctgctctctccCCCTCCGAAGCTCCTCGGCTTCATTCTCTTCCTTCTAT GGCTGCAAGAATTCTACAAATTGGAGAACGTACTTCTTCATAGCTTTGCGCTGGTGAATCAGCAAATTGAGGAAAAGGAGAACACTTTTATGCTTGCTGCTTCTCCAAATAGTGCGCCACaacctttccttcctcttctcgcaCCTTCCCCAATGGGGACACCATTTTTCCACAACAGTACTCCAAAGTTATCAG GGCGGTGCACATTAAACTTCACTTCAGTTGACAGTTTAATGAGTACAACTGCTGTTGATTGCTGGACCTCTTTTGCTCCTTTCTTGGCCAATGTAATTTGCTGTCCTCAGTTTCAAGCCACTCTTACTATTCTAATAGGGCAATCAAGTAAAGAAACAGGGATGCTTGCTTTGGGTTCTACCCATTCAAAATATTGCCTATCAGATATTCAACAGATACTTGGAAGTCAGGGAGCTAGTAGTGATCTTCAAGAAATTTGTTCAATCCACTCATCTAACCTTACCAGAGGATCCTGCCCTGTATATGATATCAATGGGTTTGAGAGTGTTGTCGACTCTTCTAAACTCCTGTCTGCGTGCAGGAAAGTCGATCCTGTTACTGAATGTTGCAGTCAAATCTGCCAGAATGCAGTACTAGAAGCGGCAAATAAGCTTGCCTTGAGAAATGGTGAATTGATGGCAAGCTTCTCTATCAGTAATAGTTTAATTGAGCATTCATCTAAAATTGATAGTTGCAGAAGCATCGTCCTTAGGTGGTTATCTAGTAGACTCAATACAGCATCTGCCAAACAATTTCTGAGACGGCTATCCAACTGCAATGTCAATAGAG TTTGTCCACTGGATTTTCCAGATACCAAGGCTGTTGCAGAAAATTGTGGCAATATGATTAAAAACAATACTACCTGCTGCCATTCTATGGAAAATTATGTGTCCCATTTACAGAAGCAAAGTTTTATAACCaatttgcaggctttgagttgtGCCACCTTGCTTGGTCTGAAATTGCAAGAAATGAATGTTAGCACAAATATTTATAGTTTGTGTCAAATAACTCTCAAAGATTTTTCACTCCAAG CAGTTGGAACTCAAG AGTCTGGATgccttcttccaagcttgccgtcAGATGTAACTTTTGACCCATCTTCAGGGATCAGTTTCACTTGTGACCTGAATGACAACATTGCAGCACCATGGCCCTCTGCATCTCAAATATCATCATCTTCATGCAACAAGT CTGTTAATTTTCCAGCACTTCCAGCTGCGACATCTTCACAGTTTG GTCTAATTGCAGCAGATATGATGCTTAGAGTGGtattttctttattattgttACTTGTGATACTGCTGTGA
- the LOC103974165 gene encoding protein S40-6-like, producing the protein MAKGRRHGAERLLKAPAHSAGRSGPADLPNLAEDDIWAAFEGDNDEAGGQDRRTSRARSRVWVDEHVGGLSLAFEDSYHGTAAVAARSLPRERRRVAASAPVNVPTWSRSLRSSSGVPPPEEEAEEEEEETGGEWLPPHEYLARVQGKTMGTSVLEGAGRTLKGRDMSRVRDAVWSQTGYFG; encoded by the coding sequence ATGGCCAAGGGGCGGAGGCACGGGGCGGAGCGGCTCCTCAAGGCTCCCGCCCATTCCGCAGGCAGAAGTGGCCCCGCCGACCTCCCCAACCTCGCCGAGGACGACATCTGGGCCGCCTTCGAAGGCGACAACGACGAAGCCGGCGGCCAGGACCGGCGGACGAGCCGCGCCCGTTCACGCGTATGGGTCGACGAGCACGTGGGCGGTCTCTCCCTGGCCTTCGAGGACTCGTACCATGggacggcggcggtggcggcccgGTCGCTGCCGCGCGAGCGGCGCCGGGTGGCAGCTTCAGCGCCAGTGAACGTGCCAACCTGGTCAAGGTCGCTTCGGTCCAGCTCGGGCGTTCCGCCgccggaggaggaggcggaggaggaggaggaagaaacggGCGGCGAGTGGCTGCCGCCGCACGAATACCTGGCGCGGGTGCAGGGGAAGACCATGGGGACGTCGGTGTTGGAAGGCGCGGGGAGAACGCTAAAGGGACGGGACATGAGCCGGGTCCGGGACGCGGTCTGGAGCCAGACCGGCTACTTTGGTTGA
- the LOC135611375 gene encoding uncharacterized GPI-anchored protein At1g61900-like isoform X2, with the protein MGGSQLLSPPPKLLGFILFLLWLQEFYKLENVLLHSFALVNQQIEEKENTFMLAASPNSAPQPFLPLLAPSPMGTPFFHNSTPKLSGRCTLNFTSVDSLMSTTAVDCWTSFAPFLANVICCPQFQATLTILIGQSSKETGMLALGSTHSKYCLSDIQQILGSQGASSDLQEICSIHSSNLTRGSCPVYDINGFESVVDSSKLLSACRKVDPVTECCSQICQNAVLEAANKLALRNGELMASFSISNSLIEHSSKIDSCRSIVLRWLSSRLNTASAKQFLRRLSNCNVNRVCPLDFPDTKAVAENCGNMIKNNTTCCHSMENYVSHLQKQSFITNLQALSCATLLGLKLQEMNVSTNIYSLCQITLKDFSLQVGTQESGCLLPSLPSDVTFDPSSGISFTCDLNDNIAAPWPSASQISSSSCNKSVNFPALPAATSSQFGKIITLLSMLICQPFVPKVILMFSILYHLTHLYTLLETSF; encoded by the exons ATGggaggctcccagctgctctctccCCCTCCGAAGCTCCTCGGCTTCATTCTCTTCCTTCTAT GGCTGCAAGAATTCTACAAATTGGAGAACGTACTTCTTCATAGCTTTGCGCTGGTGAATCAGCAAATTGAGGAAAAGGAGAACACTTTTATGCTTGCTGCTTCTCCAAATAGTGCGCCACaacctttccttcctcttctcgcaCCTTCCCCAATGGGGACACCATTTTTCCACAACAGTACTCCAAAGTTATCAG GGCGGTGCACATTAAACTTCACTTCAGTTGACAGTTTAATGAGTACAACTGCTGTTGATTGCTGGACCTCTTTTGCTCCTTTCTTGGCCAATGTAATTTGCTGTCCTCAGTTTCAAGCCACTCTTACTATTCTAATAGGGCAATCAAGTAAAGAAACAGGGATGCTTGCTTTGGGTTCTACCCATTCAAAATATTGCCTATCAGATATTCAACAGATACTTGGAAGTCAGGGAGCTAGTAGTGATCTTCAAGAAATTTGTTCAATCCACTCATCTAACCTTACCAGAGGATCCTGCCCTGTATATGATATCAATGGGTTTGAGAGTGTTGTCGACTCTTCTAAACTCCTGTCTGCGTGCAGGAAAGTCGATCCTGTTACTGAATGTTGCAGTCAAATCTGCCAGAATGCAGTACTAGAAGCGGCAAATAAGCTTGCCTTGAGAAATGGTGAATTGATGGCAAGCTTCTCTATCAGTAATAGTTTAATTGAGCATTCATCTAAAATTGATAGTTGCAGAAGCATCGTCCTTAGGTGGTTATCTAGTAGACTCAATACAGCATCTGCCAAACAATTTCTGAGACGGCTATCCAACTGCAATGTCAATAGAG TTTGTCCACTGGATTTTCCAGATACCAAGGCTGTTGCAGAAAATTGTGGCAATATGATTAAAAACAATACTACCTGCTGCCATTCTATGGAAAATTATGTGTCCCATTTACAGAAGCAAAGTTTTATAACCaatttgcaggctttgagttgtGCCACCTTGCTTGGTCTGAAATTGCAAGAAATGAATGTTAGCACAAATATTTATAGTTTGTGTCAAATAACTCTCAAAGATTTTTCACTCCAAG TTGGAACTCAAG AGTCTGGATgccttcttccaagcttgccgtcAGATGTAACTTTTGACCCATCTTCAGGGATCAGTTTCACTTGTGACCTGAATGACAACATTGCAGCACCATGGCCCTCTGCATCTCAAATATCATCATCTTCATGCAACAAGT CTGTTAATTTTCCAGCACTTCCAGCTGCGACATCTTCACAGTTTGGTAAGATCATAACTTTACTGTCGATGCTTATTTGTCAACCATTTGTGCCTAAAGTGATTCTCATGTTTAGCATACTATATCACTTAACACATCTTTATACTTTGTTAGAAACATCTTTTTAA
- the LOC135581566 gene encoding glucose-6-phosphate/phosphate translocator 2, chloroplastic-like — MICSLKSSSSAFAATTDLLPPKSRMTPTLCFATLRCNSFSPKTPSSSLSSIKPLYLTPLESFGSAKPRGMSLKAKAYEADRSESVAFPDHEARAAAAQKLKIGIYFATWWALNVVFNIYNKKVLNAFPYPWLTSTLSLAAGSLIMLLSWAARVTAAPKTDLEFWKALAPVAVAHTIGHVAATVSMSKVAVSFTHIIKSGEPAFSVLVSRFVLGERFPVPVYLSLVPIIGGCALAALTELNFDMTGFMGAMISNLAFVFRNIFSKRGMKVTSVSGMNYYACLSMLSLLILLPFAIGVEGPQLWAAGWHEAISHIGPHFVWWVAAQSVFYHLYNQVSYMSLDEISPLTFSIGNTMKRISVIVSSIIVFHTPVQPINALGAAIAILGTFLYSQAKQ; from the exons ATGATCTGCTCGTTGAAGTCGTCGTCCTCGGCCTTCGCCGCCACCACGGATCTCTTGCCGCCGAAATCGCGGATGACTCCGACACTATGCTTCGCCACTCTCCGTTGCAACTCCTTTTCACCGAAGACCCCGAGTTCCTCCCTTTCTTCTATTAAGCCCCTGTATCTGACCCCTCTCGAAAGCTTCGGCTCCGCGAAGCCTCGAGGCATGTCGCTGAAGGCCAAGGCCTACGAGGCGGACCGGTCCGAGAGCGTCGCGTTCCCGGACCACGAGGCGCGGGCGGCCGCGGCGCAGAAGCTCAAGATCGGCATCTACTTCGCGACGTGGTGGGCGCTGAATGTGGTGTTCAACATCTACAACAAGAAGGTCCTCAATGCTTTTCCCTATCCTTGGCTGACCTCCACTCTCTCCTTGGCGGCTGGCTCCCTCATAATGCTCCTCTCCTGGGCCGCGAGGGTCACCGCGGCGCCCAAGACCGACTTGGAGTTCTGGAAGGCTCTTGCTCCG GTGGCGGTGGCGCATACCATCGGACATGTCGCGGCAACAGTTAGCATGTCGAAGGTGGCGGTGTCGTTCACCCACATAATCAAGAGCGGGGAGCCGGCGTTCAGCGTGTTGGTGTCGAGGTTTGTGCTGGGAGAGAGGTTCCCAGTGCCCGTTTATCTCTCGCTGGTGCCCATCATCGGTGGTTGCGCTTTGGCAGCTCTGACGGAACTCAACTTCGATATGACCG GTTTTATGGGTGCAATGATATCAAACCTTGCATTCGTCTTTCGGAATATTTTCTCAAAAAGAGGGATGAAGGTGACATCCGTGAGCGGGATGAACTACTACGCCTGCCTGTCTATGCTGTCTCTGCTGATACTTTTGCCTTTTGCGATCGGGGTGGAAGGTCCCCAGTTATGGGCAGCTGGTTGGCACGAGGCTATCTCACACATCGGTCCCCATTTTGTCTG GTGGGTGGCAGCCCAAAGTGTGTTCTACCACTTGTACAATCAAGTTTCCTATATGTCGCTGGACGAAATCTCGCCGTTGACATTTAGCATTGGAAACACCATGAAGAGGATATCTGTTATCGTCTCCTCCATCATAGTCTTCCACACACCCGTCCAGCCCATCAACGCCCTCGGTGCAGCCATTGCcattcttggaacttttctatacTCCCAG GCTAAGCAGTGA
- the LOC135611375 gene encoding uncharacterized GPI-anchored protein At1g61900-like isoform X4, translated as MGGSQLLSPPPKLLGFILFLLWLQEFYKLENVLLHSFALVNQQIEEKENTFMLAASPNSAPQPFLPLLAPSPMGTPFFHNSTPKLSGRCTLNFTSVDSLMSTTAVDCWTSFAPFLANVICCPQFQATLTILIGQSSKETGMLALGSTHSKYCLSDIQQILGSQGASSDLQEICSIHSSNLTRGSCPVYDINGFESVVDSSKLLSACRKVDPVTECCSQICQNAVLEAANKLALRNGELMASFSISNSLIEHSSKIDSCRSIVLRWLSSRLNTASAKQFLRRLSNCNVNRVCPLDFPDTKAVAENCGNMIKNNTTCCHSMENYVSHLQKQSFITNLQALSCATLLGLKLQEMNVSTNIYSLCQITLKDFSLQVGTQESGCLLPSLPSDVTFDPSSGISFTCDLNDNIAAPWPSASQISSSSCNKSVNFPALPAATSSQFGLIAADMMLRVVFSLLLLLVILL; from the exons ATGggaggctcccagctgctctctccCCCTCCGAAGCTCCTCGGCTTCATTCTCTTCCTTCTAT GGCTGCAAGAATTCTACAAATTGGAGAACGTACTTCTTCATAGCTTTGCGCTGGTGAATCAGCAAATTGAGGAAAAGGAGAACACTTTTATGCTTGCTGCTTCTCCAAATAGTGCGCCACaacctttccttcctcttctcgcaCCTTCCCCAATGGGGACACCATTTTTCCACAACAGTACTCCAAAGTTATCAG GGCGGTGCACATTAAACTTCACTTCAGTTGACAGTTTAATGAGTACAACTGCTGTTGATTGCTGGACCTCTTTTGCTCCTTTCTTGGCCAATGTAATTTGCTGTCCTCAGTTTCAAGCCACTCTTACTATTCTAATAGGGCAATCAAGTAAAGAAACAGGGATGCTTGCTTTGGGTTCTACCCATTCAAAATATTGCCTATCAGATATTCAACAGATACTTGGAAGTCAGGGAGCTAGTAGTGATCTTCAAGAAATTTGTTCAATCCACTCATCTAACCTTACCAGAGGATCCTGCCCTGTATATGATATCAATGGGTTTGAGAGTGTTGTCGACTCTTCTAAACTCCTGTCTGCGTGCAGGAAAGTCGATCCTGTTACTGAATGTTGCAGTCAAATCTGCCAGAATGCAGTACTAGAAGCGGCAAATAAGCTTGCCTTGAGAAATGGTGAATTGATGGCAAGCTTCTCTATCAGTAATAGTTTAATTGAGCATTCATCTAAAATTGATAGTTGCAGAAGCATCGTCCTTAGGTGGTTATCTAGTAGACTCAATACAGCATCTGCCAAACAATTTCTGAGACGGCTATCCAACTGCAATGTCAATAGAG TTTGTCCACTGGATTTTCCAGATACCAAGGCTGTTGCAGAAAATTGTGGCAATATGATTAAAAACAATACTACCTGCTGCCATTCTATGGAAAATTATGTGTCCCATTTACAGAAGCAAAGTTTTATAACCaatttgcaggctttgagttgtGCCACCTTGCTTGGTCTGAAATTGCAAGAAATGAATGTTAGCACAAATATTTATAGTTTGTGTCAAATAACTCTCAAAGATTTTTCACTCCAAG TTGGAACTCAAG AGTCTGGATgccttcttccaagcttgccgtcAGATGTAACTTTTGACCCATCTTCAGGGATCAGTTTCACTTGTGACCTGAATGACAACATTGCAGCACCATGGCCCTCTGCATCTCAAATATCATCATCTTCATGCAACAAGT CTGTTAATTTTCCAGCACTTCCAGCTGCGACATCTTCACAGTTTG GTCTAATTGCAGCAGATATGATGCTTAGAGTGGtattttctttattattgttACTTGTGATACTGCTGTGA
- the LOC103982087 gene encoding uncharacterized protein LOC103982087, whose translation MGLVSGLVDAAVVLFSGVLTVAVPLIDAQVCLPEWLYPAPLLELKRWYGETYGDYLMAEKPHFFTGLVWVEIAFLWPLSLANFYGILARRPWAATTSLMAGVSIATSMAAIMAELLGSGRASDQLLRMYVPFGVFALLAILRGLFSRAKPRRPTATSHVPTARKKRA comes from the exons atgggACTCGTCTCGGGGCTTGTTGACGCAGCCGTGGTGCTCTTCTCCGGCGTGTTGACAGTAGCGGTGCCGCTGATCGATGCCCAGGTGTGCCTCCCCGAGTGGCTGTACCCGGCGCCGCTGTTGGAGTTGAAGCGGTGGTACGGCGAGACATATGGCGACTACCTGATGGCCGAGAAGCCCCACTTCTTCACCGGCCTCGTCTGGGTCGAGATCGCCTTCCTCTGGCCACTTTCCCTCGCCAATTTCTACGGCATCCTCGCCCGCCGCCCTTGGGCCGCCACCACCTCCCTCATGGCCGGCGTCTCCATCGCCACCTCTATG GCTGCTATAATGGCGGAGTTGCTAGGTTCTGGCAGAGCATCTGACCAGCTGCTTCGAATGTATGTTCCTTTTGGGGTTTTTGCGCTTCTAGCTATTTTGCGGGGACTCTTCTCTCGTGCTAAACCGCGACGCCCCACGGCTACATCTCATGTCCCTACAGCCAGGAAGAAGAGGGCATAA
- the LOC135611375 gene encoding uncharacterized GPI-anchored protein At1g61900-like isoform X1, with product MGGSQLLSPPPKLLGFILFLLWLQEFYKLENVLLHSFALVNQQIEEKENTFMLAASPNSAPQPFLPLLAPSPMGTPFFHNSTPKLSGRCTLNFTSVDSLMSTTAVDCWTSFAPFLANVICCPQFQATLTILIGQSSKETGMLALGSTHSKYCLSDIQQILGSQGASSDLQEICSIHSSNLTRGSCPVYDINGFESVVDSSKLLSACRKVDPVTECCSQICQNAVLEAANKLALRNGELMASFSISNSLIEHSSKIDSCRSIVLRWLSSRLNTASAKQFLRRLSNCNVNRVCPLDFPDTKAVAENCGNMIKNNTTCCHSMENYVSHLQKQSFITNLQALSCATLLGLKLQEMNVSTNIYSLCQITLKDFSLQAVGTQESGCLLPSLPSDVTFDPSSGISFTCDLNDNIAAPWPSASQISSSSCNKSVNFPALPAATSSQFGKIITLLSMLICQPFVPKVILMFSILYHLTHLYTLLETSF from the exons ATGggaggctcccagctgctctctccCCCTCCGAAGCTCCTCGGCTTCATTCTCTTCCTTCTAT GGCTGCAAGAATTCTACAAATTGGAGAACGTACTTCTTCATAGCTTTGCGCTGGTGAATCAGCAAATTGAGGAAAAGGAGAACACTTTTATGCTTGCTGCTTCTCCAAATAGTGCGCCACaacctttccttcctcttctcgcaCCTTCCCCAATGGGGACACCATTTTTCCACAACAGTACTCCAAAGTTATCAG GGCGGTGCACATTAAACTTCACTTCAGTTGACAGTTTAATGAGTACAACTGCTGTTGATTGCTGGACCTCTTTTGCTCCTTTCTTGGCCAATGTAATTTGCTGTCCTCAGTTTCAAGCCACTCTTACTATTCTAATAGGGCAATCAAGTAAAGAAACAGGGATGCTTGCTTTGGGTTCTACCCATTCAAAATATTGCCTATCAGATATTCAACAGATACTTGGAAGTCAGGGAGCTAGTAGTGATCTTCAAGAAATTTGTTCAATCCACTCATCTAACCTTACCAGAGGATCCTGCCCTGTATATGATATCAATGGGTTTGAGAGTGTTGTCGACTCTTCTAAACTCCTGTCTGCGTGCAGGAAAGTCGATCCTGTTACTGAATGTTGCAGTCAAATCTGCCAGAATGCAGTACTAGAAGCGGCAAATAAGCTTGCCTTGAGAAATGGTGAATTGATGGCAAGCTTCTCTATCAGTAATAGTTTAATTGAGCATTCATCTAAAATTGATAGTTGCAGAAGCATCGTCCTTAGGTGGTTATCTAGTAGACTCAATACAGCATCTGCCAAACAATTTCTGAGACGGCTATCCAACTGCAATGTCAATAGAG TTTGTCCACTGGATTTTCCAGATACCAAGGCTGTTGCAGAAAATTGTGGCAATATGATTAAAAACAATACTACCTGCTGCCATTCTATGGAAAATTATGTGTCCCATTTACAGAAGCAAAGTTTTATAACCaatttgcaggctttgagttgtGCCACCTTGCTTGGTCTGAAATTGCAAGAAATGAATGTTAGCACAAATATTTATAGTTTGTGTCAAATAACTCTCAAAGATTTTTCACTCCAAG CAGTTGGAACTCAAG AGTCTGGATgccttcttccaagcttgccgtcAGATGTAACTTTTGACCCATCTTCAGGGATCAGTTTCACTTGTGACCTGAATGACAACATTGCAGCACCATGGCCCTCTGCATCTCAAATATCATCATCTTCATGCAACAAGT CTGTTAATTTTCCAGCACTTCCAGCTGCGACATCTTCACAGTTTGGTAAGATCATAACTTTACTGTCGATGCTTATTTGTCAACCATTTGTGCCTAAAGTGATTCTCATGTTTAGCATACTATATCACTTAACACATCTTTATACTTTGTTAGAAACATCTTTTTAA
- the LOC135611374 gene encoding uncharacterized protein LOC135611374 isoform X2, whose translation MSDHHESRSGGEESLALPLTRDSPQLVALLKEMKDGLDVVRRKLDVLTQKVRENQFPTSEGMSYLDAKYLLLLSYCQSIVYYLLRKAKGLSVQDHPVVKSLVEIRLFLEKIRPIDKKLEYQTQKLIRAASNFVSEKISTPDDKEKSFQDEEDPLKYRPNPGMLVSKSEPGAQDAGGVYRPPRFAPTSMDEDKISKQEKQALRREKALLRQAKQSTYVKELMDDFEDRPEELRENIGAESRELTRYVAKREERARQEEELFTRAPVAKRDKQIEKHMKKSRNGLLGLTDGFYDEIRMLPMEEKENYETSSHMNNDKQGKKFKRRKRKH comes from the exons ATGAGCGACCACCACGAGTCGAGAAGCGGCGGCGAGGAATCCCTTGCCCTGCCCCTAACGAG GGACTCTCCTCAGCTCGTGGCCTTGTTGAAAGAGATGAAGGATGGGTTGGATGTCGTGAGGAGAAAACTGGACGTCCTCACACAGAAG GTGAGAGAAAACCAATTTCCAACATCTGAGGGTATGAGTTATCTAGATGCAAAGTATCTATTGCTTCTCAGCTACTGTCAATCTATCGTGTACTATCTGCTTCGCAAGGCAAAAGGATTATCCGTTCAGGACCATCCTGTTGTAAAGAGCCTTGTGGAGATCAGGTTATTCCTGGAGAAG ATTCGTCCAATAGATAAGAAGCTTGAGTACCAGACTCAGAAGCTCATACGGGCTGCCAGCAATTTTGTATCTGAGAAGATATCCACCCCTGACGACAAGGAAAAAAGTTTTCAAGATGAGGAAGATCCCCTGAAGTATCGGCCAAATCCTGGCATGCTTGTTAGCAAATCAGAACCAGGTGCCCAG GATGCTGGAGGTGTCTACCGCCCTCCGAGGTTTGCTCCTACAAGTATGGATGAGGATAAGATATCAAAGCAGGAAAAACAGGCCCTTAGAAGAGAGAAAGCATTATTGCGACAGGCAAAACAAAGTACTTATGTTAAAGAGCTGATGGATGACTTTGAAGATAGACCTGAAGAG CTAAGAGAAAATATAGGGGCTGAAAGCAGAGAGCTTACAAGATATGTGGCAAAGCGAGAGGAACGTGCCAGGCAGGAAGAAGAGCTTTTCACTCGTGCACCAGTTGCAAAGCGAGATAAGCAAATAGAGAAACACATGAAGAAGTCAAGAAATGG ATTGCTTGGATTGACTGACGGCTTCTATGACGAGATCAGAATGCTTCCAATGGAAGAGAAGGAAAATTATGAGACCTCTAGTCACATGAATAATGACAAACAAGGGAAGAAATTTAAAAGGCGCAAG AGAAAGCATTGA
- the LOC135611374 gene encoding uncharacterized protein LOC135611374 isoform X1 gives MSDHHESRSGGEESLALPLTRDSPQLVALLKEMKDGLDVVRRKLDVLTQKVVRENQFPTSEGMSYLDAKYLLLLSYCQSIVYYLLRKAKGLSVQDHPVVKSLVEIRLFLEKIRPIDKKLEYQTQKLIRAASNFVSEKISTPDDKEKSFQDEEDPLKYRPNPGMLVSKSEPGAQDAGGVYRPPRFAPTSMDEDKISKQEKQALRREKALLRQAKQSTYVKELMDDFEDRPEELRENIGAESRELTRYVAKREERARQEEELFTRAPVAKRDKQIEKHMKKSRNGLLGLTDGFYDEIRMLPMEEKENYETSSHMNNDKQGKKFKRRKRKH, from the exons ATGAGCGACCACCACGAGTCGAGAAGCGGCGGCGAGGAATCCCTTGCCCTGCCCCTAACGAG GGACTCTCCTCAGCTCGTGGCCTTGTTGAAAGAGATGAAGGATGGGTTGGATGTCGTGAGGAGAAAACTGGACGTCCTCACACAGAAGGTG GTGAGAGAAAACCAATTTCCAACATCTGAGGGTATGAGTTATCTAGATGCAAAGTATCTATTGCTTCTCAGCTACTGTCAATCTATCGTGTACTATCTGCTTCGCAAGGCAAAAGGATTATCCGTTCAGGACCATCCTGTTGTAAAGAGCCTTGTGGAGATCAGGTTATTCCTGGAGAAG ATTCGTCCAATAGATAAGAAGCTTGAGTACCAGACTCAGAAGCTCATACGGGCTGCCAGCAATTTTGTATCTGAGAAGATATCCACCCCTGACGACAAGGAAAAAAGTTTTCAAGATGAGGAAGATCCCCTGAAGTATCGGCCAAATCCTGGCATGCTTGTTAGCAAATCAGAACCAGGTGCCCAG GATGCTGGAGGTGTCTACCGCCCTCCGAGGTTTGCTCCTACAAGTATGGATGAGGATAAGATATCAAAGCAGGAAAAACAGGCCCTTAGAAGAGAGAAAGCATTATTGCGACAGGCAAAACAAAGTACTTATGTTAAAGAGCTGATGGATGACTTTGAAGATAGACCTGAAGAG CTAAGAGAAAATATAGGGGCTGAAAGCAGAGAGCTTACAAGATATGTGGCAAAGCGAGAGGAACGTGCCAGGCAGGAAGAAGAGCTTTTCACTCGTGCACCAGTTGCAAAGCGAGATAAGCAAATAGAGAAACACATGAAGAAGTCAAGAAATGG ATTGCTTGGATTGACTGACGGCTTCTATGACGAGATCAGAATGCTTCCAATGGAAGAGAAGGAAAATTATGAGACCTCTAGTCACATGAATAATGACAAACAAGGGAAGAAATTTAAAAGGCGCAAG AGAAAGCATTGA